From the genome of Sporomusa sphaeroides DSM 2875:
CCGATTACGGCAAATGATCATTGAACATGTTTTTGGAACAATTAAACGAGGATGGGGAGCGTATTATTTCCTGACTAAGCGTAAGCGCTCAGTCACAGGGGAGCTTTCTTTGTCTTTTTTATCGTATAACCTTAGGCGTGTTATATCTATCCTGGGGACGAAAGAAGTATTAGCAAAATTGACTGCTAGAAAATCTCCGGCTCTAGCCTAAATCCCGCTAGATGCTATTCAGTTCAACCAAAAGTTAACGATTTGCCTAGCATTTTGTATTTTAAGCTACTTTATTAGAGGGCGTGAGAGGATATTTCACACAGTCTGCTGTCCCCTTGTCCCACTTATACCCGCAAAAAAGATGTGCCCTTAAATGTTTTTAACACAAAGAAGCACATCTCTCAGCACAGATAAATAGTAAATCGCTGGTTAACCCTCTGCAGCGTTCTTGGTTAATTCTTTGCAAACGCTAATACCCCAGCCTAGGCATAAGCCAATTATCATCGGTATAACCCAGCCCATCCCTATATCAAAAAATGGGACAAATTGCTGGTAACTGACGAGAATACTTTGCACTGCCTCCTTGTTCTTAATGAATTCCGGCATGGCATTAAGCGCATCACCAATACTGATAAGTAGCGCGCCTAACGTTGCCAGTACATAAACAGTCTGCCGGTTTTTGAACAGCGGCGATAAGAGTGCCAACAAAATCAAGGTAATAGCTAACGGATACAAAAACATCAATGCCGGAATAGACAGAGAGATTATCCGGGTTAGTCCTACATTGGCAATCAGACAGGATAAAGCAGTAAACACCAGCACATAAGACCGGTAACTAAGTGATCCCGGAAACAATTCCTGAAAGGTTTCCGCACAAGCTGTAATTAAACCAATGGCAGTTTTTAAACAGGCCAGCGTAACAATAATTGCCAACAAAATACTTCCCAGCGAGCCAAAATAATAATTGGCAATTTGCGCCAGCGCAATACCGCCATTTTTTGAGACCTCATATTGGCCCACACTAGTTGCACCAATATACGCCAGGCAGCCATAAATCAAACCCATCAGAACAACAGTCACAGTACCTGCCTTCAGCGTACCTATCGCGATGCCGCGGGGCGATTGAACCCCTAACCCTTTCAGTGTCTGAACAACAATAATACCAAAAGCAAGCGAAGCCAAAGCGTCCATTGTGTTATAGCCTTCCGTAAAGCCTTTAAAAAAAGGATCGGTGGCATACTGACCATGAACGTCGGCAACCGAAATACTTCCCATAGGCTGCCAGAAGCTGACAACAACTAAAAAAGCTAAAAAAAGCAAAAATAACGGGTTAAGAACTTTTCCCACCCAGGTTAGAATTTCACTCGGGCGCAATGAAAAAAACAATGCGACCATAAAAAACACCAATGTAAAGCAAGCCAGTCCTATTCCGTGATACTCGGCTGGAATAAATGGCACCAGTCCAATTTCATAGGAAACCGTCCCTGTTCTGGGTAGAGCAAAAAAAGGCCCGATAGTCAGATACAAGGCGATGGTCATCAAATATCCGTAGGTGGGATGAATACGGCTGGCCAGTTCAAACAAACCATTGCTTTTAGATACGCCCATAGCTACAATTCCTAAAAATGGCAGCCCTATCCCGGTAATAAGAAAGCCGATGGTGGCCGCTGCAACATTGCTTCCGGCTTCTTGTCCCATATGCACAGGAAAAATTAAATTGCCGGCACCAAAAAACAAACCAAATAACATAGAACCAATAAACAGATAGGACGACAAGGACAACCGTTGATCCAATAAAATCCACTCCTAATTCAATTTGCAGCTTGTCGTGGCCCCTTTGGCCGCATTTTGCATTATATATCTTTTCGAAAATTTATTCAATAAACGTTTTTTGTCACCAACCGCCAGACTGCGAAAACAGGCATAATTCCCAATAGCAGGAAGGAGGAAAGTCTGCCAAAGATAAAGTAAACCGATTGAACCCTTAACAAACCGTCCCGTTGTGTTCTTTGATATAACAAAAAAAGCAGCCATTTGGCTGCTTTTGCTTGTTCTATTCCACAATTCCCTGCGCCTTGCGCAGAGCGGCGTTCTTATTAATCTTATATGTGCCAACCGTCAACAGCGGCAGCACAATGAATATCAGGCCTATATACCCCACTGTGCCGTAGCCTTTGACCACAAGCGCGGTTAAGCCGAATACCGAAGCTCCGGTACACAGTACAATAGTCAGAATAGAAACAATCATGCGGCGTACACGAACGCTCTCGAACATGCCTGTCCTCTCCAAAACCTTCTCGAAGCGAGCTACTGAGGTGTATGTAAAAGATAGAGCTGTGCCAATCAGAGCTACAAAGAGAATCACGCTATATACGATCTTCAGCCAGGGCAGCCCCAGTTGATTTGTTGCGTAATATACCGGCAAGGTTTCCTTTAGCACTTCCGGTGCAAAGCCAAGCAGCATAATGCACATGATAGCCAGGAAGCCGCCGTTCAGCAGGAAACCAAAGAGACCGAAGTAGTTGCATTCCTTGGTAGTGGTAACTTTATGAGAAACAGAAATAAGTGCTACGATGTTAATACTCTGAAAGCCGACATACAATGCAGCTTTCAGCACTGCCTCCCACGGATCGGTGCCAAAGGTTTCCTTGGTTGCGATAAAGTTTTGCCATTTGGCAGCACCGGCTTCCAGTCCAAGATACGCCAACAAAATCAGGGTAACGATAAGGAAATATGCCTTGTAGCGTAGTACACGGATAATCAGCTCGGCTCCGAAAATGGTTAAACCCAGTAAGACAGCTCCTAAGACGGAAATACCCACAAAGTAAGGAATGCCCAGGGTATTCAGGAGCAAGGCTCCCGCACCGGCAATGGAGCTACTGATGGCAATGAACATCGTGGCAATAACGCACAACTCGAAGATGAGTGAAAAGAACTTCTCGTAGGGGTGATACAGTATGGTTGAAAAACTTTTGTAATCATGGACCTGATGATCCTTAGCGAGAACCATGGCATTTCTGCAAAGCCAGCCGACAAAGAACATGGCAATAAACGGCAGTACCGCACTTAGCCAGCCATATTTCACATAAAAGTTAACCTCTTGATTACCGGTGGCAAAGCCGCCGCCGCAATGTGTGGAAAACCACACTGTCGCCATAGAAAAGGCGATCCACAACGAACTTGTTTCTGTCTTTTTTTCTAGCATTTCTTTTCTCCCCACAAATAAAATTACGAGCAGATCAGGGTCAGGCTTAAGTTATATGCAAGATTGACTTATTGCTCTTCATCCCACTCAATTAACTCTTGCCAACTCCTCTATATTGGCTGAATCAATTTGTAATAATTTGGCTAACTGCGTCCTATCCCAGCTTAACAGACCATTTATTATAAGTCAATTTTTTTTATAACTTAAGCCTGCCCCCGCACCCGCCGGGCGCACGTATAGAAAAGGACTGTGGAAAAACCACAGCCCTTTTCTACATTTAAAACATCTTTATTCCTGCTGCTGTATTAGCGGCTTCGATAGCCTGATGGGCCAGTTCGTTGGCCTGCCCCAGGGTATTTAACGCCTGAGAGGGGTTATGGAAGCCCATGCTATTTTCGGCTGCCAGGAGGTCCCAGTAAAACTGGGCTTTACGCACCAGTTCACGCGCTTTTGCCAGTCCGGCCTGGTCGGCGCCAGGTTGGGCGGCCGCCGCCTGAATGGCTTGATGCGCTTTGACGATATTCTGCCCAGCCATATGCTGGAGTTCAAAGGTTTGATCCTGGATGGTTTTTACCCGTTCCTGCAGCCAGGCTGTGCCCTGGTTGTGACAAGGAGTACAGGAATCATCCAGAGTTTTGAGCGGACTGGTTACCCAGTGTGAGGTATATTTTTGTCCGTCTTTGCGGGTATAGGGCATGTGGCAATCGGCGCAGGAAACTCCGGCGGTACCATGATTGCCGGTGGAGAACAATTCATAATCAGGATGCTGCGCCTTGAGCATGGCGGCCTGGGAATCAGGATGCTGCCAGTCCTGAACAAAGCCTCGCGGCGTTTCGCTATAGTAAGCGTACATTTCGGCCGGTTTGAGGCCTTTGTCCCAAGGGAACACCACTTTGGTGGTGCCTGGCTCAAAGTAATACTCGGAATGGCACTGCGCGCACACAAAACTGCGCATGTCTTCCCGTGATGCCTTGGTTACATCAATGCCGCGCGCGGCCTGGGCTTCAATGAACGCCGGGTTGATAACCCGCAGGTTCATGGTCGCCGGATCATGGCAGGTCGAGCAGGCAACGGAGAATTTGGCTTTATCCATCATTTCAGTAAGGGGTTTATTGGCATAATCCCAGCCATGCTCTTTATAAGCTTGTTCCACATAAGGAGTTTTGCAGGTAATACAGGCTCCTTTGCTGGCCGGTCCAATCCGCTTAGTCTCACGCAAGTCCTCCATGGCATGAATGTGGCCACGGTCTTCTGCATAATCCTTGCTGAAAGGCATCCCCTTAAACAAGGTCAGCATTTCCGGCTGCATCTGTGATTTTTGCACTAAGACACTGCCGCCATACCCTGTTGGCGAAGGTGCCCCTTCTGCTGTTTTCTGATAGCTGGCATATTGCAGCGGGTAATACTTCCCCCACACTGCCGGGTCCATTTCCCCTGCCGGAATAGCGGCAACTTTAACAGCAGAAGCAGGTTTGGCTACTCCGATGCGGACGACAACAAACCCAAAGAATAGCAGACATACAGCCAGCAGGGCAATTAAAGATTTTTGCAGTTTATTCAACCTTTATCCCTCCTTTGCTCTTGTTCGTGCCATGGACTACGCCGCGATGACATTTAATGCAATCCTGCCCGCCGGCTGCCATGGCAGTGTTTTCGATTGTCGATTGGTGGCAGCGCAGACAGTTGTCATTCGCGATAGATTTACCTTGGGTTGATATCACCATAGTTGCGGGATAATCTCTAAGCACTTCATGATAAGTGTCGTTCATACCGGTCTTGGCTTTCACGATCATTTTGACCGCTAAGTTCTGTTGCGGCAAATGGCAGTCAGTACACTTAAACTGCTTGTGGTTTGATGCCTGCCAGCTGGCTGTGCTTTCGGCCATAGAGTGGCACGAACCGCAAAACTGCGGACTATCGGAGTACGCGTACCCGGCTCCGGCCACCAGCATTCCCGCCGCCGCAAGCACCAAGACTGCCAGGGCAATCTTTAAAGCGTTACGGTTAAGGAATTGACCAGTATCCAAAACATCCCCCTCCTCTCCCACCTAGTTATTTGGGTTTTATTTTAGGTCCTGGCAGCAGGACCCTGACCCCTGTTTACCTGCCGGTTATAACCTGCCAGAGCGTTAAAGGCCGCCCAGCCTGCCCCGGCAGTTATCAGCGCCGCTCCCAGCCACACCAGGTTAATTAACGGTTTACGGCTGATTTCAACTTCCAGTTTTTCCAGTTCTGCGGCCTGGGGCGCCGCTTTTTCGTCTTTAAATTCTACAGTCACTTTGCCTTCCCCCGGCTTAAGCCCGGTAATGTGCAGCACATACCGGTCAAGGGCTTTCACTGTCGAACCGACAATATACCCGTTGCGATTGGTCAATTCAGGGCGTACTTCCTGGGTCTGCCCACCGGCAGCCACTTCGATTATGGCTTGCACCCGGACGTCCCCCGAACCATCCATACCGGCCATGTTAAATTTAATAAAGGTTAAGTCTACCCCTTCCTGGGTAAAAGGCTGGCCTTTGACCAGTGTCAGCTCCGGTCCGTGGTCAGCATCCTCCTGCGGGATAGGCGCAATATACATATCGGCAAGCAAAGTCCGGTAAATGCCCGGTTCCCGGGCAGCAGGCGCTCCCTGACTGTTAAGTTTGGTCAAAGACCTGACCTCGGTTTTATCCAAACCGGCGTGAAACGTATGATGAAAGCCGGCGCCGCCTGCCGCCGGTTCTGTGCCGGCAAAAATAACCCTTTCTCCCAAAATCGTCTGCGACTGGCCCTGAATAAGTGTGACAACAGCCGACTGGCTGCCTGCGCCTGAGGCCATAATCCCCACAAGCATAACCGTCACACCGATATGGCTAAAGCCGGCGGCAACAGAGATTTTCCGGGTATAGGCGCCATAGACGTTAGCCGCGGTGGCGGCGCACGCCAGGCCAACGGTAAGCATGATCAGCGGCCGGTACAGGGTAAGACTGCCGGCCAGCAGCAGCCCGCCCAGGAAAAACAGCGCCAGCCAGATATACTGTTTGCGACTGCCTGTTTGTGTACGGCCCCAGCCAAGCAAGGGTCCTGCCGTCAGGGCCGCCGCCATGGCAACAGCCAACGGCAGGGCGGCGTTATTATAAAAAGCACTGCCAACACTCTTGGGGCTGCCAAAGGCCATGGTGACAAGCGGCGTAGACATACCGACAAACACCAGGATGCCGAAAAAGGCTAAGAGCAGCGCCGTAAGCGCCAGGGTAAACTCCCGGCTGGCAAGCCCGGGATAGAGCTCACCTGACGGCATGCCGGGCAATTTGGCAATATAGAGCGCAAATGCCAGAAATGCCACCACCAGCACTGTCAATCCCAGCAGTCCGCCTACCCCTTCATCGGCAAACGAATGGGTGGAAAAATCGCTCAAAATACCACTGCGGGTAAGAAAAGTTCCATATAACACCAGGGAAAAACTGCAAATTACACCGGCATAAACGGCTTTAACCGCACCAGGGCGGACCTTAGCCAAAAACAGCAGATGCACCAGGGCTCCGGCAGCCAGCCAGGGAACCAGTGAGGAATTTTCCACAGGATCCCAGGCCCAGTAACCCCCCCAGCCTAATACCTTATACGCCCAAAAACCGCCGATAAACATCCCGGCACCGAGAGTGGACAGGGCAAACAGCGCCCACGGCGCAGCCGGCCGCAGCCATTCTTGATGCTTTCCTGTCAGCATGCCGTCAATGGCATAGGCAAAAGGCACTGCCAGCGCCGCATACCCTAAGAACAGCACCGGCGGATGAATAACCATCCATGGATCTTGCAGCAGCGGATTTAAGCCGGCCCCGTCCAGGCGGGGCTCTGCCAGCATCATGAACGGGCTTTTCACCAGCAGCATAATGAGCAGTACTGCCTGCAGTAAGCTATATACCGCCATAGTGCCTGCCGGGGCTGCCGGTTTGCGGGTCAGAAGCAGGCCAAATACCGCATGAAACACCAGCCATAACAGAAAGGAGCCTTCCTGCCCGGCCCAAAAGGCCGAGAATTTATATGCCAGCGGCAAGTCACGGGAGGTGTAGCCAAATACATAGGCATATTCAAATCGATTTCCCAAAATGAGATACAGCAGATATACGGCAGCGATACCAATAAGTCCGGCCGATATCTGATAGCACACCCGGCCGTTTTGCTCCCAGCTTTGCCTGCCGGCCTTCCTGACCATTCCCGCTGCGCCGGAGCAGACTGCTGCCGTCATGGTTACGAGTAGCGCTAAGACGATTGCACCATAGCCAATCATTGATTCACACTCCCCTGATATTTCGAAGGACATTTTACTAACAGTTTATCGGCCTGAAACTCACCGTCACTGTATTTACCAATTGCGACAATACCTGTGGCCTGCTCCAGACCGTCCGGCTGTACGCCCCGGTAAACAACGGCCGCCTCTTCTCCGGCGTCATCCCGCAGCATAAAACGGATCGACCTGCCATCCCCGGCCTGAGTTATCTGAGAACCGGCCAGTGTACCTTTAACCTGAACAGCACTTTGCGTGGCTTTGGCCTGCGCGAAAGTAACATAAGGAGTGACTGAGTCATTGAACGCGAAGGCACTATAGGCAATAAAGCCGACAATAATCAACAGACAAATCACCCGGTGTTTGTTCATAGCTGGGTCCCCCTTTTTGACAACATTGTCTGTGCGGCAACACTTCTGGCCAATAACAGGCCGTAGAGCGCGGTACAGGCACCAACAGCAGCCAGCAGCACCACCAGCATGATGGGGTCCATATCCACTTTGCCTGCGCTGTTGAGCACCGGTTCCGGATGCAGGGAAAAATACATTCTCGGA
Proteins encoded in this window:
- the brnQ gene encoding branched-chain amino acid transport system II carrier protein, which translates into the protein MDQRLSLSSYLFIGSMLFGLFFGAGNLIFPVHMGQEAGSNVAAATIGFLITGIGLPFLGIVAMGVSKSNGLFELASRIHPTYGYLMTIALYLTIGPFFALPRTGTVSYEIGLVPFIPAEYHGIGLACFTLVFFMVALFFSLRPSEILTWVGKVLNPLFLLFLAFLVVVSFWQPMGSISVADVHGQYATDPFFKGFTEGYNTMDALASLAFGIIVVQTLKGLGVQSPRGIAIGTLKAGTVTVVLMGLIYGCLAYIGATSVGQYEVSKNGGIALAQIANYYFGSLGSILLAIIVTLACLKTAIGLITACAETFQELFPGSLSYRSYVLVFTALSCLIANVGLTRIISLSIPALMFLYPLAITLILLALLSPLFKNRQTVYVLATLGALLISIGDALNAMPEFIKNKEAVQSILVSYQQFVPFFDIGMGWVIPMIIGLCLGWGISVCKELTKNAAEG
- a CDS encoding ammonia-forming cytochrome c nitrite reductase subunit c552, with translation MNKLQKSLIALLAVCLLFFGFVVVRIGVAKPASAVKVAAIPAGEMDPAVWGKYYPLQYASYQKTAEGAPSPTGYGGSVLVQKSQMQPEMLTLFKGMPFSKDYAEDRGHIHAMEDLRETKRIGPASKGACITCKTPYVEQAYKEHGWDYANKPLTEMMDKAKFSVACSTCHDPATMNLRVINPAFIEAQAARGIDVTKASREDMRSFVCAQCHSEYYFEPGTTKVVFPWDKGLKPAEMYAYYSETPRGFVQDWQHPDSQAAMLKAQHPDYELFSTGNHGTAGVSCADCHMPYTRKDGQKYTSHWVTSPLKTLDDSCTPCHNQGTAWLQERVKTIQDQTFELQHMAGQNIVKAHQAIQAAAAQPGADQAGLAKARELVRKAQFYWDLLAAENSMGFHNPSQALNTLGQANELAHQAIEAANTAAGIKMF
- a CDS encoding cytochrome c3 family protein, translating into MDTGQFLNRNALKIALAVLVLAAAGMLVAGAGYAYSDSPQFCGSCHSMAESTASWQASNHKQFKCTDCHLPQQNLAVKMIVKAKTGMNDTYHEVLRDYPATMVISTQGKSIANDNCLRCHQSTIENTAMAAGGQDCIKCHRGVVHGTNKSKGGIKVE
- the ccsA gene encoding cytochrome c biogenesis protein CcsA translates to MIGYGAIVLALLVTMTAAVCSGAAGMVRKAGRQSWEQNGRVCYQISAGLIGIAAVYLLYLILGNRFEYAYVFGYTSRDLPLAYKFSAFWAGQEGSFLLWLVFHAVFGLLLTRKPAAPAGTMAVYSLLQAVLLIMLLVKSPFMMLAEPRLDGAGLNPLLQDPWMVIHPPVLFLGYAALAVPFAYAIDGMLTGKHQEWLRPAAPWALFALSTLGAGMFIGGFWAYKVLGWGGYWAWDPVENSSLVPWLAAGALVHLLFLAKVRPGAVKAVYAGVICSFSLVLYGTFLTRSGILSDFSTHSFADEGVGGLLGLTVLVVAFLAFALYIAKLPGMPSGELYPGLASREFTLALTALLLAFFGILVFVGMSTPLVTMAFGSPKSVGSAFYNNAALPLAVAMAAALTAGPLLGWGRTQTGSRKQYIWLALFFLGGLLLAGSLTLYRPLIMLTVGLACAATAANVYGAYTRKISVAAGFSHIGVTVMLVGIMASGAGSQSAVVTLIQGQSQTILGERVIFAGTEPAAGGAGFHHTFHAGLDKTEVRSLTKLNSQGAPAAREPGIYRTLLADMYIAPIPQEDADHGPELTLVKGQPFTQEGVDLTFIKFNMAGMDGSGDVRVQAIIEVAAGGQTQEVRPELTNRNGYIVGSTVKALDRYVLHITGLKPGEGKVTVEFKDEKAAPQAAELEKLEVEISRKPLINLVWLGAALITAGAGWAAFNALAGYNRQVNRGQGPAART
- a CDS encoding cytochrome c maturation protein CcmE, producing the protein MNKHRVICLLIIVGFIAYSAFAFNDSVTPYVTFAQAKATQSAVQVKGTLAGSQITQAGDGRSIRFMLRDDAGEEAAVVYRGVQPDGLEQATGIVAIGKYSDGEFQADKLLVKCPSKYQGSVNQ